AGCGACATCTGGCCGGCGCGCAGCGCGATGGTCACCGGCGGGTCGCCCTGTTCCTCCGCCGCCAGGGTGGTCTGCGACAGCACGTTGTGCTCCGCCTCGGTACTGTTCCGGTAGGCGAGTTGGGCGTTCACGTGGGAGCGCGGGATCACCCGCATGGCGCCGTTGCCGGCGTCGGCGTCGTCGATCGCCAGCCACACGGTGACCGTCTTGCTCGGCGACAGCGGCCAGTAGGAGGCGTCCTGGTGCCAACTCACGCGCTTCGCGTCGCCCGCCTCCTTGAGAAAGAAGTGGGTGCCCCACATCACCAGGTTCTCGCCGAGCAGGTCCTGCACCGGGTCCAGGATGCGCGCCTCCGTGCACAGGTCGTAGAGGCCGGCGCAGTGGCAGTGCCAGCCGTTGATGTCGTAACTGCCGTGGCCGGCGGCCACCGCCTTGGCAAACAGGTCGTCGCAGTAGGCGCGCAGCGCCGTCACCTCCGGCGGATCGAACACGTCCATCGGAAACAGGTAGCCCAGCTCGTTGAACTGCCCGACTTGGGCCGCGCTCAATACCCGCGGTTCCGGCACCCCGAGCGGAAAAAAGCGCAGCACCCGTTCATCCTTCACCGCATCCGGCATCGTGGCGACGAGCAAACACGGGCGCCTCGAAATCGTCAAGCCGTTCGAACGCTTTCCCAGTCCCAAAAGGATCAAGGGCTCGCGGGCCGCGACACCGAGGGCCCGTTCCGGTACGGTGGCAGTTGAGGAGCACAGCGTGCAGACAGAGGACATACGGCGCGTGGGCGTTGCCGGGGGCGGGACCATGGGGTTCGGCATCGCCATCAACTTCGCACTGGCGGGCTACCCGACGGTGGTCTACGACCTGACCGACGAATTTCTGGAGCGAACGCTCGCCAACGTGCGGGCGGCACTGGATCTGTTCGTGGAGGAGGGCTTGGTCACCGGGCAGCAGGCCGACGGGGCGATCACCCGGATCACCACCACCACCGATCTCGAGCGGCTGGCCGTGCACAGCGACTTCATTACCGAGGCGATCGTGGAGCGGCTGGCCGACAAG
This portion of the Spirochaetaceae bacterium genome encodes:
- a CDS encoding phytanoyl-CoA dioxygenase family protein; this encodes MLVATMPDAVKDERVLRFFPLGVPEPRVLSAAQVGQFNELGYLFPMDVFDPPEVTALRAYCDDLFAKAVAAGHGSYDINGWHCHCAGLYDLCTEARILDPVQDLLGENLVMWGTHFFLKEAGDAKRVSWHQDASYWPLSPSKTVTVWLAIDDADAGNGAMRVIPRSHVNAQLAYRNSTEAEHNVLSQTTLAAEEQGDPPVTIALRAGQMSLHTDWLIHGSDPNRSARRRCGLTLRFTSADVRALEPSWATRSIICRGRDAAGHWADIPRPAGERVPAPRRR